Proteins encoded together in one Armatimonadota bacterium window:
- the holB gene encoding DNA polymerase III subunit delta', which translates to MAFRDVVDQHHAVRLLRTAVRTGRPSHAYLLVGPVGVGRRTLALAFAQYLNCPQADRDACGVCRDCVRIAQGQHPDVRVLDMAADRWFIPPPREHRGREIPIDQVRALRQDAAYPPYEGRVKVYIIADAELLSPGAANSLLKVLEEPPPDVVIVLIAESTVSLPPTVLSRCQVVRCALLSASEVERALVERYGVPAERARFLAAISAGRLGRALAWAQDESRLAARRRFLDLLGELETATDTQRLDAAEALARDRDLLPDLLELAAFWYRDLLVWQETQDPTLLVNRDREAEIRRWAAILTPEDLHRRFDAVEHAKDSLARNVQPRLLLERFFYQLRSPAVPA; encoded by the coding sequence ATGGCCTTCCGCGACGTCGTCGACCAGCACCACGCGGTGAGGTTGCTGCGCACGGCCGTTCGGACCGGCCGGCCGAGTCACGCCTACCTGCTCGTCGGACCCGTCGGTGTGGGGCGCCGCACGCTGGCCCTGGCCTTCGCGCAGTACCTCAACTGCCCCCAGGCCGACCGGGACGCGTGTGGGGTCTGCCGCGATTGCGTCCGCATCGCCCAGGGGCAGCACCCCGACGTACGGGTGTTGGACATGGCGGCGGACCGCTGGTTCATCCCCCCGCCCCGGGAGCACCGCGGGCGGGAGATCCCCATCGACCAGGTGCGCGCCCTGCGGCAGGATGCAGCCTACCCGCCCTACGAGGGCCGGGTGAAGGTCTACATCATCGCCGACGCCGAGCTGCTGAGCCCGGGCGCGGCGAACAGCCTGCTCAAGGTCCTGGAGGAGCCGCCACCTGACGTCGTCATCGTCCTCATCGCCGAGTCGACCGTATCGCTGCCCCCCACGGTGCTGTCGCGCTGCCAGGTGGTCCGCTGCGCCTTGCTGTCGGCCAGCGAGGTGGAGCGCGCCCTGGTGGAGCGCTACGGGGTCCCTGCGGAGCGCGCCCGCTTCCTGGCGGCTATCAGCGCCGGACGGCTGGGCCGGGCGCTGGCCTGGGCGCAGGACGAGTCGCGGCTGGCGGCGCGCCGCCGCTTCCTCGACCTGCTGGGCGAGCTGGAGACGGCCACCGACACGCAGCGGCTCGACGCCGCCGAGGCCCTGGCCCGCGACCGGGACCTCCTGCCAGACCTGCTGGAGCTGGCCGCCTTCTGGTACCGCGACCTGCTGGTGTGGCAGGAGACGCAGGATCCGACGCTGCTGGTGAACCGGGACCGGGAGGCGGAGATCCGGCGCTGGGCGGCGATCCTCACGCCCGAGGACCTCCACCGCCGCTTCGACGCGGTCGAGCACGCCAAGGATTCCCTGGCGCGGAACGTCCAGCCCCGCCTCCTGCTGGAGCGCTTCTTCTACCAGCTCCGTTCCCCGGCCGTCCCCGCCTGA
- a CDS encoding cation:proton antiporter, which produces MPEAPVFRDLALVFAAILVGAGVAVLLRQPLFLGYVLGGLLVNPFTPGPGVREVRLFEVFAQIGVVLLMFSIGIEFSLAELRRLGPPATVGAPATMALLILLTVLAGAALGWPPLQATAVGMTISVASTMVAAKLFLERGEIHAPHARLAVATSLAEDLITVGLIVLLPVLAGLDGTAGLLPLLGALGRAVALIVPFYIVAERLAPPVLAWVARRGHMELFLVVALGIAVGTAGLSSALGLSVALGAFLAGLVISESPFTHEILARLLPLRDVFTALFFASVGLLVRPADLFTDLPAVLVLLALILGGKALTRTLVLRAFGYPWAAAGLVSVHLAQTGEFTFVLAQVARTAGLIPPALANAILAASLLSIVATVALSALAHRWIEEPREAPSPAAAGPRSAPRDHVLIIGFGRVGATVGRALDVFGIPYVAVDLDFRVIERLQRRGVPCVFGDAASETVLREAGAASARLAIVAIPDVTRARLALARLRVLRPDLPVLVRSHAPEEHALFHAAGADEVIHPEHEAGLTLIRHAGERLGVPREALRTYLERWRVEEETAAQGDAADGARG; this is translated from the coding sequence GTGCCGGAGGCCCCGGTCTTCCGCGACCTCGCGCTGGTCTTCGCTGCCATCCTGGTCGGCGCCGGCGTGGCGGTCCTGCTCCGGCAGCCGCTCTTCCTCGGCTACGTGCTGGGCGGGCTGCTGGTGAATCCCTTCACCCCCGGTCCGGGGGTGCGCGAGGTACGCCTCTTCGAGGTCTTCGCCCAGATCGGCGTCGTCCTGCTGATGTTCTCCATCGGCATCGAGTTCTCGCTGGCTGAGCTGCGCCGCCTGGGGCCCCCGGCCACCGTAGGGGCACCGGCCACCATGGCCCTGCTCATCCTGCTCACCGTGCTGGCGGGGGCCGCGCTGGGCTGGCCGCCGCTGCAGGCGACCGCCGTGGGGATGACCATCTCGGTGGCCAGCACGATGGTGGCGGCCAAGCTCTTCCTGGAGCGGGGGGAGATCCACGCGCCCCACGCCCGGCTGGCGGTGGCCACCTCGCTGGCCGAGGACCTCATCACCGTCGGGCTCATCGTGCTCCTGCCGGTCCTCGCCGGCCTGGACGGCACTGCCGGGCTCCTGCCCCTGCTCGGCGCGCTGGGCCGCGCCGTGGCGTTGATCGTCCCCTTCTACATCGTGGCCGAGCGGCTGGCCCCGCCGGTGCTGGCCTGGGTGGCGCGACGGGGGCACATGGAGCTCTTCCTCGTGGTCGCGCTCGGCATCGCCGTCGGCACGGCCGGCCTCTCCAGCGCGCTCGGCCTCTCCGTGGCGCTGGGCGCGTTCCTGGCCGGGCTGGTCATCAGCGAGTCGCCCTTCACGCACGAGATCCTGGCGCGCCTCCTGCCGCTCCGCGACGTCTTCACGGCGCTCTTCTTCGCCTCCGTGGGATTGCTCGTCCGACCCGCCGACCTGTTCACCGACCTGCCGGCGGTGCTGGTCCTCCTCGCCCTGATCCTCGGCGGGAAGGCGTTGACGCGCACGCTGGTCCTGCGAGCCTTCGGCTACCCCTGGGCCGCCGCGGGCCTGGTCAGCGTCCACCTGGCCCAGACGGGGGAGTTCACCTTCGTCCTCGCCCAGGTGGCGCGCACGGCGGGCCTGATCCCTCCGGCCCTCGCCAACGCCATCCTGGCGGCGTCGCTGCTCTCCATCGTCGCCACGGTGGCCCTGTCGGCTCTGGCGCACCGGTGGATCGAGGAGCCCCGGGAAGCCCCGAGCCCGGCGGCCGCCGGCCCGCGGAGCGCCCCGCGCGACCACGTCCTGATCATCGGGTTCGGGCGGGTGGGGGCCACGGTGGGGCGTGCTCTGGACGTCTTCGGCATCCCCTACGTGGCGGTCGACCTGGACTTCCGGGTGATCGAGCGGCTGCAGCGGCGCGGGGTGCCCTGCGTCTTCGGCGACGCCGCCAGCGAGACGGTGCTGCGGGAGGCCGGGGCCGCCTCCGCGCGACTGGCCATCGTGGCCATCCCCGACGTGACCAGGGCGCGCCTGGCGCTGGCCCGGCTGCGGGTGCTCCGCCCCGACCTGCCCGTGCTCGTGCGCTCGCATGCACCGGAGGAGCACGCCCTCTTCCACGCCGCCGGTGCCGACGAGGTCATCCACCCGGAGCACGAGGCGGGCCTCACCCTGATCCGCCACGCCGGGGAGCGGCTGGGGGTCCCGCGCGAAGCGCTGCGGACCTACCTGGAGCGGTGGCGGGTGGAGGAGGAGACGGCGGCGCAGGGGGACGCGGCGGATGGCGCTCGCGGTTGA
- a CDS encoding deoxyribonuclease IV — MRFGAHVSISGRIHLAVDRAVAIGCECLQIFVGNPRQWRRIDYPEEDVALFRRKRAQAGLEPLVAHGAYLINLASPDDEFYARSVAALIAGLEEIRRLEGLGVITHIGSRMGQPWPEALGRVAAALRVALDTTPGVMILLENSAGAGDAIGSRFEELAAVLDALDGHPRLGVCLDACHLFAAGYDIRTPEGVAATLRAFDRTVGLDRLRALHLNDSRAPLGSRVDRHENIGQGTIGLPGFRALIHDPRTRHLPGFIETPGFGDRRGPDRQNLEVLKRLRRLGPPTRRRPAPSPRTGARTRQRS; from the coding sequence GTGCGCTTCGGCGCCCACGTCTCCATCAGCGGCCGCATCCACCTGGCCGTCGACCGGGCCGTGGCCATCGGCTGCGAGTGCCTGCAGATCTTCGTCGGCAACCCGCGGCAGTGGCGGCGCATCGACTACCCGGAGGAGGACGTCGCCCTCTTCCGGCGCAAGCGGGCCCAGGCCGGGCTCGAGCCGCTGGTCGCCCACGGGGCCTACCTGATCAACCTGGCCAGCCCCGACGACGAGTTCTACGCCCGGTCGGTGGCCGCGCTCATCGCCGGGCTCGAGGAGATCCGCCGCCTGGAGGGGCTCGGGGTGATCACCCACATCGGCAGCCGCATGGGGCAACCCTGGCCTGAGGCCCTCGGCCGGGTGGCGGCGGCCCTGCGCGTGGCGCTGGACACGACCCCCGGGGTGATGATCCTGCTGGAGAACAGCGCGGGGGCGGGTGATGCCATCGGCAGCCGGTTCGAGGAGCTGGCCGCCGTCCTCGACGCCCTCGACGGCCACCCTCGCCTGGGGGTCTGCCTGGACGCCTGCCACCTCTTCGCCGCCGGCTACGACATCCGCACGCCCGAGGGGGTGGCCGCGACGCTGCGGGCCTTCGACCGCACGGTGGGCCTGGACCGCCTCCGCGCCCTCCACCTCAACGACTCGCGCGCCCCGCTGGGGAGCCGGGTGGACCGCCACGAGAACATCGGCCAGGGGACCATCGGCCTGCCCGGCTTCCGCGCCCTGATCCACGACCCCCGCACCCGCCACCTCCCGGGCTTCATCGAGACGCCGGGTTTCGGCGACCGCAGGGGGCCCGACCGCCAGAACCTGGAGGTCCTCAAGCGTCTCCGCCGCCTGGGGCCGCCGACCCGTCGGCGGCCCGCCCCCTCGCCCCGCACCGGCGCCCGCACCCGTCAACGGTCCTAG
- a CDS encoding NUDIX domain-containing protein, with product MAETIRLLARAVILKDGTVLLAHALGRGNTFLPGGTVHPGETLTQALARELEEELGVAVRVVGYLGGLEALWEDGGRRHHEINHVFEVVAEDLAPPTPPVSREPHLEFFWSSLDDLDRRNLLPAPLRQRIRRWVAGERATWWATDLD from the coding sequence GTGGCGGAGACGATCCGGCTGCTCGCGCGGGCGGTGATCCTGAAGGACGGCACCGTGCTCCTGGCACACGCGCTGGGACGGGGGAACACCTTCCTGCCCGGCGGCACCGTCCACCCGGGCGAGACCCTCACCCAGGCCCTCGCCCGCGAGCTGGAAGAGGAGCTGGGCGTGGCCGTGCGGGTCGTCGGGTACCTGGGCGGCCTCGAGGCGCTGTGGGAGGACGGCGGGCGCCGTCACCACGAGATCAATCACGTCTTCGAGGTCGTCGCCGAGGACCTCGCTCCGCCTACCCCGCCGGTCTCGCGGGAGCCCCACCTGGAGTTCTTCTGGTCGTCGCTGGACGACCTGGACCGCCGCAACCTCCTCCCGGCGCCCCTGCGCCAGCGCATCCGCCGGTGGGTGGCGGGAGAGCGCGCCACCTGGTGGGCCACCGACCTGGACTGA
- a CDS encoding aminotransferase class I/II-fold pyridoxal phosphate-dependent enzyme, whose product MAVRGFNTRAVHGDGWRDPLGAVSPPIYESTTFRYRTVAEGAALGADRGEGYYYTRWGNPTTQALEARVALLEGAEAAIATGSGMGAISTVVLGLVGRGDLVVAPRAVYQATYELFTQVLPAYGVEVTLLDRPAVEAYEAALRPTTRLVYVETPNNPLLDITDIAAVARLARDRGALTVVDNTFATPYNQQPLALGADLVVHSLTKYLGGHADVTAGIFCGSRELVLRLRPRFRIFGPVLDPFGAWLVLRGVRTLGVRMERHNQNGQRLAEFLAAHPRVERVHYPGLLDHPGHAVARRQMRGFGGMLSFEVRGGFEAGVRVVEGLRLATMAVSLGSLETLVTHPASTTSVGIRPEDRARAGIREGLIRVSVGIEDADDLIADFGQALDRA is encoded by the coding sequence GTGGCGGTGCGAGGGTTCAACACCAGAGCGGTGCACGGCGACGGGTGGCGCGACCCGCTGGGCGCGGTGAGCCCGCCGATCTACGAGTCGACGACCTTCCGCTACCGCACCGTGGCCGAGGGGGCGGCGCTCGGTGCGGACCGCGGCGAGGGCTACTACTACACGCGGTGGGGCAACCCCACGACGCAGGCCCTGGAGGCGCGGGTCGCCCTGCTGGAAGGGGCGGAGGCGGCCATCGCCACGGGGTCGGGGATGGGGGCGATCAGCACGGTGGTGCTGGGACTGGTGGGCCGCGGCGACCTCGTGGTGGCCCCGCGCGCCGTCTACCAGGCCACCTACGAGCTCTTCACCCAGGTGCTGCCCGCCTACGGCGTAGAGGTCACCCTGCTCGACCGCCCGGCGGTGGAGGCGTACGAGGCGGCGCTGCGGCCGACCACGCGCCTGGTCTACGTGGAGACGCCGAACAACCCGTTGCTCGACATCACCGACATTGCCGCGGTGGCCCGCCTGGCGCGTGACCGCGGCGCCCTCACCGTGGTCGACAACACCTTCGCCACGCCCTACAACCAGCAGCCGCTGGCCCTCGGCGCCGACCTGGTGGTGCACAGCCTGACCAAGTACCTGGGGGGCCACGCCGACGTCACCGCCGGGATCTTCTGCGGGTCGCGGGAGCTCGTGCTGCGGCTGCGGCCGCGCTTCCGCATCTTCGGCCCCGTGCTCGACCCCTTCGGCGCCTGGCTGGTCCTGCGCGGGGTGCGCACGCTGGGGGTGCGCATGGAGCGGCACAACCAGAACGGGCAGCGCCTGGCCGAGTTCCTGGCCGCCCACCCGCGGGTGGAGCGGGTGCACTACCCCGGGCTGCTGGACCATCCGGGCCACGCCGTGGCGCGCCGGCAGATGCGCGGCTTCGGCGGCATGCTCTCCTTCGAGGTGCGGGGCGGCTTCGAGGCCGGGGTGCGCGTGGTGGAGGGGCTGCGCCTGGCCACGATGGCCGTGAGCCTGGGGTCGCTGGAGACCCTCGTCACCCACCCGGCCTCCACCACCAGCGTGGGCATCCGGCCGGAAGACCGGGCCCGGGCCGGGATCCGGGAGGGGCTGATCCGGGTCTCGGTGGGGATCGAGGACGCCGACGACCTCATCGCCGACTTCGGCCAGGCGCTGGACCGGGCCTGA
- a CDS encoding DUF47 family protein — translation MAASPPSAGPGRSAASEPAPFAREFALLEEMTRTIEAAAQALVAGLEGREPLSQVWARVRDLEHQGDAVARDLFDALVTPRVGGPAPEAFKALTGLLDDVLDAVEAAAARLALHRIRRVLPAAVSLGRIVLESAGVLRQAVAALRGTQDLFPLTRALHRLENQGDDVLRDAIEALFAGEAHPRDIIKWKDICEILEQGTDRCEDIANVLETFLVQTGGGDHLVAGQVVLDVGRHEVRVGGAPVPLSAKEFGVLHLLLRHQGKVVRRERLLHEVWGGDYFGDARTLDTHIGWLRKKLEARGGVRIVAVRGIGYRLDLTG, via the coding sequence ATGGCCGCGAGCCCACCGTCGGCAGGCCCGGGTCGGAGCGCCGCATCCGAACCGGCTCCCTTCGCCCGCGAGTTCGCCCTCCTCGAGGAGATGACCCGGACGATCGAGGCGGCGGCCCAGGCCCTGGTCGCCGGCCTGGAGGGGCGTGAGCCCTTGTCCCAGGTGTGGGCCCGGGTGCGCGACCTGGAGCACCAGGGGGACGCCGTGGCCCGCGACCTGTTCGATGCGCTGGTCACCCCGCGGGTGGGCGGTCCGGCGCCTGAGGCCTTCAAGGCCCTCACCGGGCTGCTGGACGACGTCCTGGACGCCGTCGAGGCGGCGGCCGCCCGGCTGGCCCTCCACCGCATCCGCCGCGTGCTGCCGGCCGCGGTGAGCCTCGGGCGCATCGTCCTCGAATCGGCCGGGGTCCTCCGCCAGGCCGTGGCCGCGCTGCGGGGGACGCAGGACCTCTTCCCGCTGACCCGCGCCCTCCACCGGCTGGAGAACCAGGGGGACGACGTATTGCGGGACGCCATCGAAGCCCTCTTCGCCGGGGAGGCCCACCCCAGGGACATCATCAAGTGGAAGGACATCTGCGAGATCCTGGAGCAGGGCACCGACCGGTGCGAGGACATCGCCAACGTGCTGGAGACCTTCCTGGTGCAGACCGGCGGCGGGGACCACCTGGTGGCGGGGCAGGTGGTCCTGGACGTGGGACGCCACGAGGTGCGGGTGGGCGGCGCTCCCGTCCCGCTCTCGGCCAAGGAGTTCGGGGTGCTGCACCTGCTGCTGCGCCACCAGGGGAAAGTCGTGCGGCGCGAGCGGCTGCTGCACGAGGTGTGGGGCGGGGACTACTTCGGCGACGCCCGCACCCTGGACACCCACATCGGCTGGCTGCGCAAGAAGCTCGAGGCCCGGGGCGGCGTGCGCATCGTCGCCGTCCGCGGCATCGGCTACCGGCTGGACCTGACGGGCTGA
- a CDS encoding phosphate ABC transporter substrate-binding protein — MVGALVGLVLAVVPAAAQQPIKLDTRLVAYRPVSGISGNLTSVGSDTLNNLMTLWAEGFRRFYPNVQIQIEGKGSSTAPPALIAGTAQLGPMSRPMKAGEVDAFEKKYGYKPTAVRVAVDALAVFVHKDNPIRCLTLEQVDAIFSKTRRAGHREDIRTWGQLGLTGEWANRPISLYGRNSASGTYGYFKEHVLRNGDFKDEVKEQPGSAAVVQGVTVDRYAIGYSGIGYATAGVRAVPLAEQAGGPCVEANQQNAYAGTYPLARFLFIYVNKPPTRGVDPLVREFLRFVLSRQGQEIVVKDGYFPVSAPIALEELAKVTAGGGS, encoded by the coding sequence ATGGTTGGCGCCCTGGTGGGGCTGGTGCTGGCGGTGGTGCCGGCAGCGGCCCAGCAGCCCATCAAGCTCGACACCCGCCTGGTGGCCTACCGGCCGGTGAGCGGGATCAGCGGCAACCTCACCAGCGTGGGGTCCGACACGCTCAACAACCTGATGACGCTGTGGGCGGAGGGGTTCCGCCGCTTCTACCCCAACGTGCAGATTCAGATCGAGGGGAAGGGGAGCAGTACGGCTCCGCCGGCGCTGATCGCCGGCACCGCCCAGCTCGGCCCCATGTCCCGGCCGATGAAGGCCGGCGAGGTGGACGCTTTCGAGAAGAAGTACGGGTACAAGCCGACGGCCGTCCGGGTCGCCGTGGACGCACTGGCGGTCTTCGTCCACAAGGACAACCCCATCCGGTGCCTGACCCTGGAACAGGTGGACGCCATCTTCTCGAAGACGCGCCGGGCGGGGCACCGGGAGGACATCAGGACCTGGGGGCAGCTCGGCCTGACCGGAGAGTGGGCCAACCGACCGATCAGCCTCTATGGCCGCAACTCCGCCTCGGGAACCTACGGCTACTTCAAGGAGCACGTCCTGCGGAACGGTGACTTCAAAGACGAGGTGAAGGAGCAGCCCGGGTCCGCCGCTGTGGTGCAGGGCGTGACCGTCGACCGCTACGCCATCGGGTACAGTGGCATCGGCTATGCCACGGCAGGGGTGCGGGCTGTTCCGCTGGCCGAGCAGGCCGGCGGGCCCTGCGTGGAGGCCAACCAGCAGAACGCTTACGCCGGCACCTACCCGCTGGCACGGTTCCTCTTCATTTACGTGAACAAGCCGCCCACCCGTGGCGTTGACCCGCTGGTTCGAGAGTTCCTTCGGTTCGTCCTGTCACGGCAGGGACAGGAGATCGTGGTCAAGGACGGCTACTTCCCCGTCTCCGCGCCGATTGCGCTGGAAGAACTCGCCAAGGTGACGGCCGGGGGCGGGAGCTAG